The Dermacentor andersoni chromosome 1, qqDerAnde1_hic_scaffold, whole genome shotgun sequence genomic interval ATCGCACGTCCCATCTGTTTCTTTCCACGTCCAAATAAATGAAGACAGAAGAGCCTATGCTCTTCTTTTCTCTCGATCAGTATTTTTTTGCCCAATATAAACCGGCTGCAAATAAGTGTTGGTGTAGGTGCTCCATAGATCTTCGCTTGGAATCATAGCACAGAAACAAAACCAATGGAAGAAATAGAAGAAATAAGTATCTAAAATTGTTACGCAGTCATCGGAAAACGTAGTCGATATTATATGAGTTGAATCGTCTCTATTTTGCCGAGAGCGCAGTTGAAATAAATGAAAGCTGTACCAGTGGCCTCCTCTGATTTCTATCGTGCGTTTGACAATCCATGTCTCTTAACGCAAGAACATTGGTTGATATATGGGCACTTCCACGAAATAGCACCTGTGGCATCAATGTGTTCTATACGTGATGCAAAACCAAAGAACAAAGATACCTATGCGCAACTGCAAATGATGTAGTCTTAGCCGACAACCTTGGCGCCGGCACTTGCCGCCGCTCCGCCAGCTCCCGCAGCGTGCGATTTAAAGGCGCCTCCTTGGCTACCTTGTCCCTGGGCCCTGTTAAAGCCTTCACTGGAGCTCATGCCGAAGCTCTTGGAGTCACCATAAGAGCTGCTGTGGCCGTACTCCATCTTGTCCGACCCTCCGACGTTATAGGCGAAGCTGCCCTGGCCAGCCTGCTGGCCTGCGGCACCACCCTTGAATCCGGCACCACCCTTGAACCCAGAGGCGGCCGCCGCTCCACCAACGAGACCGGCGCCTCCAGCACCCCCGGCCACACCGCGGCCGCCACCCACTCCACCGGCAGCTCCACCGGCTGCGTAGCCACCTGCTGCTCCGCCGGCCGCTACTCCGCCGGCAGCACCACCGGCAGCACCCCCGGCAGCTCCGCCGTAGCCGCCTGCTGCTCCACCGGCTGCTCCACCGGCTGCTCCAGCGGCTGCTCCACCGCCAGCTCCACCGTAGCCGCCTCCTACTCCACCCGCAGCTCCACCCGCAGCTCCACCCGCAGCTCCACCACCGGCTCCGCCGTAGCCGCCGGCTACTCCACCGGCAGCTCCGCGG includes:
- the LOC126547648 gene encoding uncharacterized protein encodes the protein MKAILRLLAAVLLAGAVSAAAETKKKNDKKDDGKIEGRGLLHPGAGAVVFPGFPGVCPPCPCGYGGAVGGIGGGYGGGYGAGAGGVGGGYGAGYGAGAGGVGGGYRGAAGGVAGGYGGAGGGAAGGAAGGAAGGVGGGYGGAGGGAAAGAAGGAAGGAAGGYGGAAGGAAGGAAGGVAAGGAAGGYAAGGAAGGVGGGRGVAGGAGGAGLVGGAAAASGFKGGAGFKGGAAGQQAGQGSFAYNVGGSDKMEYGHSSSYGDSKSFGMSSSEGFNRAQGQGSQGGAFKSHAAGAGGAAASAGAKVVG